A region of Colletotrichum higginsianum IMI 349063 chromosome 10, whole genome shotgun sequence DNA encodes the following proteins:
- a CDS encoding Flavonoid 3',5'-hydroxylase, which translates to MAILTVGNLVLLSVAYVAWKVLYQIIYYRFFHPLAKFPGPFWGSVTRLWITYHNIKEDECQVNRELHRKYGPVIRITPTMLLVSDATKLPEVYSRNANKSKHYITGSFGKTESLFNMQDARTHSRFRKIAAAPYSFSNIKKMEPLFDVNIERWIAQLDERFARPNARFDFAPWAVYMAYDIISEVGFGQPFGFIEQGKDVEGLIQGFHDGLVPFGIMARLYPFTNWVKSTWFGEKYLIASPEQDSGIGTLMRFRDKLIAQRYKDIESGTTDGRIDLLQTFIEARDEKGEPLELDYIKAEILLVLLAGADTTGTAFQAIILYILSNPDVYAKMMAELDAATRAGHLSAMPQYEEVLQHCPYYVACVREAMRLNPSAPNIFPRLAPQGGIQLDGRFAPEGTELTCNPWLVHRDEAIYGPDADEFRPERWLESEERTKELLKYNMAFGYGARECLGRYIAWMELFKGPLQFFRTFKPEFTNKEQPARYLVKGGVSYFEDMGMKIERRPQVQRV; encoded by the exons ATGGCCATCCTCACCGTCGGCAACCTTGTGTTGCTCTCCGTCGCCTACGTCGCGTGGAAGGTGCTCTATCAGATCATCTACTATCGCTTCTTTCACCCGTTGGCAAAGTTCCCTGGCCCGTTCTGGGGTTCCGTCACCCGACTATGGATCACCTACCATAACATCAAAGAGGACGAGTGCCAAGTCAACCGGGAACTCCACCGCAAATATG GCCCTGTTATCCGTATTACGCCGACGATGCTGCTCGTCAGTGACGCTACCAAGCTACCTGAAGTATACTCGCGTAATGCGAACAAATCGAAGCATTACATTACTGGTAGCTTCGGTAAAACGGAGTCTCTGTTCAACATGCAGGATGCGCGCACGCACTCGCGCTTTCGCAAGATTGCCGCGGCGCCCTACTCGTTTAGCAACATCAAGAAGATGGAGCCTCTTTTCGACGTGAACATTGAGCGCTGGATCGCCCAGCTGGACGAGCGCTTCGCCCGCCCCAACGCCCGGTTCGATTTCGCTCCCTGGGCCGTCTACATGGCCTACGACATCATCTCCGAggtcggcttcggccagcCCTTCGGCTTCATCGAGCAGGGCAAGGACGTCGAAGGCCTGATCCAGGGCTTCCACGACGGTCTGGTGCCCTTCGGCATCATGGCCCGCCTATACCCCTTCACAAACTGGGTCAAGAGCACCTGGTTCGGCGAGAAGTACCTGATCGCCTCTCCCGAACAGGACTCGGGCATCGGCACTCTCATGCGCTTCCGTGACAAGCTTATCGCCCAGCGCTACAAGGATATTGAGAGCGGGACGACCGACGGCCGCATTGACCTGCTGCAAAC GTTCATTGAGGCACGTGACGAAAAGGGCGAGCCATTGGAGCTTGACTACATCAAGGCTGAGATCCTACTTGTGCTGCTTGCTGGCGCCGACACTACAGGCACCGCCTTCCAGGCTATCATACTGTATATCCTGTCAAACCCAGACGTCTATGCCAAGATGATGGCTGAGCTGGATGCTGCCACGCGTGCCGGTCACTTGTCAGCAATGCCGCAGTACGAGGAGGTACTGCAGCATTGCCCGTACTATGTCGCGTGCGTCCGCGAGGCGATGCGCCTCAACCCATCAGCGCCCAACATCTTTCCGCGGCTCGCGCCTCAGGGGGGCATACAGCTGGATGGCCGGTTCGCGCCTGAGGGTACTGAGCTCACATGCAACCCGTGGTTGGTACACCGCGACGAAGCCATCTATGGACCCGACGCGGACGAGTTCCGCCCGGAGCGCTGGCTTGAGAGCGAGGAGCGTACCAAGGAGTTGCTCAAGTACAACATGGCCTTCGGCTATGGCGCCCGTGAGTGCCTGGGCCGCTACATCGCTTGGATGGAGCTGTTCAAGGGCCCGCTGCAGTTCTTCCGCACTTTCAAGCCCGAGTTCACCAACAAAGAGCAGCCTGCCCGTTACCTTGTCAAGGGCGGCGTGAGCTACTTCGAGGACATGGGGATGAAGATTGAGCGCCGGCCGCAGGTACAGCGTGTATGA
- a CDS encoding Mitomycin radical oxidase yields MKIPQAQITSFMAALGLMQDQASQICQRARGSNNYTEELLSVLYPVNVHLPGTTGYSDLIDNSFGSRSHLNASAVFVPETTDQVASVVKILEFFQTQFAVRGLGYTSHPRMASIENGVLVALEKMTDLSLSPSREVVSLGPGNSWGRVYEALEKEGRAVTGGELGVVGVAGLLTGNGVSPFLGSRGFSSADVVNFEVVLAGGKIVNANATSNEDLWWALKGGSNNFGIVTRFDMNTFSLPNGVWAGTISYSPSQLDAALGAYYDIHAGPLLEDPHLTVTCTQMIIPSFNYSTIEILPFTDNLDFNGSYPAAIKPLLDIEPISSTMDRKNLTTMATEPITTEFMQSYTARINRANINVKADKELYKEITKLFFSHYQNSDIDGHTAGLPWNPVTPRTIREANGKGGNPGGWQEVNQISLNLRTTWNNAADDAAAIRMDDEFMAKITELARQRDALMPNQWLNNAGENVDVMKSYGSDNYQKLKSISDKYDKKKTFQKLCPGGYKLGA; encoded by the exons ATGAAGATCCCTCAGGCTCAGATCACGAGCTTCATGGCCGCCCTCGGGCTGATGCAGGATCAGGCGTCGCAGATCTGTCAGCGCGCCCGAGGCAGCAATAATTACACCGAAGAGCTTTTAAGCGTTCTCTACCCCGTCAACGTTCACCTTCCAGGGACCACCGGGTATTCCGACCTGATCGACAACTCCTT TGGTTCCCGATCGCATCTCAATGCGTCCGCGGTCTTCGTTCCGGAAACcactgatcaagtggcttCCGTCGTAAAGATCTTAGAGTTCTTCCAGACGCAGTTCGCCGTTCGGGGATTGGGGTATACCTCGCATCCAAGGATGGCCAGCATCGAGAATGGTGTGCTTGTTGCCCTTGAGAAGATGACCGACCTTTCCCTCAGCCCATCAAGGGAAGTGGTCAGCCTCGGCCCCGGAAACAGCTGGGGTCGGGTCTACGAAGCtctcgagaaggagggccGAGCGGTCACGGGAGGAGAATTGGGCGTGGTCGGCGTGGCCGGACTCTTGACCGGAA ATGGCGTCTCCCCCTTCCTTGGCAGTCGCGGCTTTTCCAGCGCCGACGTGGTCAACTTCGAGGTCGTTCTCGCTGGTGGCAAGATcgtcaacgccaacgccactTCGAACGAGGATCTCTGGTGGGCTCTCAAGGGAGGCTCCAACAACTTCGGCATCGTCACGCGCTTCGACATGAACACATTCTCGCTTCCCAACGGCGTCTGGGCAGGAACGATCTCCTACAGCCCAAGTCAACTGGATGCTGCTCTCGGAGCCTACTACGATATCCATGCCGGGCCGCTCCTTGAGGACCCGCACCTCACTGTGACCTGTACTCAAATGATTATACCTTCCTTCAACTACAGCACCATTGAAATCTTGCCATTCACCGACAACCTTGACTTCAACGGTTCGTACCCGGCCGCAATCAAACCACTTCTCGACATTGAGCCCATCTCGTCGACCATGGACCGCAAGAACCTcacgacgatggcgacggagCCTATCACGACCGAGTTCATGCAAAGCTACACGGCGCG CATCAACCGCGCAAACATCAATGTCAAAGCAGACAAGGAGCTGTACAAGGAGATCACCAAGCTGTTCTTCTCCCACTACCAGAACTCGGACATCGATGGTCATACTGCCGGTCTTCCGTGGAACCCCGTAACTCCACGTACGATCCGTGAAGCCAATGGAAAGGGCGGCAACCCAGGCGGCTGGCAAGAAGTGAACCAAATTT CTCTCAACTTGAGGACCACCTGGAACAATGCCGCTGACGACGCAGCGGCGATCCGCATGGACGATGAATTCATGGCCAAGATCACGGAGCTGGCGCGCCAGAGGGACGCGCTGATGCCGAATCAGTGGCTGAACAACGCGGGTGAGAACGTGGATGTCATGAAGAGCTACGGCAGTGACAACTACCAGAAGCTTAAGTCCATCTCGGACAAGtacgacaagaagaagacgttCCAGAAGCTCTGTCCCGGTGGTTACAAGCTTGGGGCGTAA
- a CDS encoding Trypsin, protein MELTKFLSFLAVVLPVAYGAPAQAASSLHPEILAAMKRDLGLNAEEATARVAFEHQATDIIKQLRTSAGDSFAGAWISEDGATLNVGVTDEALAAEVTAAGATPAVVANSFSKLEEAKLALDKLDIEQPVTRDTDSADSGIASYYVDVAANKLILEALAGSVAHAEALAAKVGLAASEFEVRTVEELPTTFIRGGDAYYINRSGRCSVGFSVTTGFVTAGHCGSVGATATTSSTGGSLGTFSGSVFPGSADMAFVRTVSGTTLSGQINGYGRGNLPVSGSTVAAVGSSICRSGSTTGVYCGTVGALGATVSYSQGRVTGLTRTSVCAEPGDSGGSFYSGAQAQGVTSGGSGNCASGGTTYFQPVNEILSTYGLTLVRG, encoded by the coding sequence ATGGAGCTCACCAAgttcctctccttcctcgCAGTCGTCCTGCCCGTTGCCTACGGTGCCcccgcccaggccgccaGCAGCCTCCACCCCGAGATCCTGGCCGCCATGAAGCGCGACTTGGGGCTgaacgccgaggaggccacTGCTCGCGTCGCCTTCGAGCACCAGGCCACCGACATCATCAAGCAGCTGCGCACTTCGGCAGGTGACTCCTTCGCTGGCGCCTGGATctccgaggacggcgccaCCCTCAACGTCGGCGTCACTGACGAGgccttggccgccgaggtgactgctgctggcgccaCGCCCGCCGTCGTTGCCAACAGCTTCtccaagctcgaggaggccaagctgGCCCTTGACAAGCTGGACATCGAGCAGCCCGTCACCCGCGACACGGACTCGGCCGACTCGGGCATCGCATCCTACtacgtcgacgtcgccgccaacaagcTCATCCTGGAGGCGCTcgccggcagcgtcgccCACGCCGAGGCTCTGGCGGCCAAGGTCGGGCTCGCCGCTTCCGAGTTCGAGGTGCGAACGGTTGAGGAGCTGCCGACCACCTTCATCCGCGGTGGCGACGCCTACTACATCAACCGGTCCGGCCGCTGCTCTGTCGGCTTCTCCGTCACCACGGGTTTCGTCACGGCCGGCCACTGCGGTAGCGTTGGTGCCactgccaccaccagcagcaccggCGGGTCGCTGGGAACCTTCTCGGGCTCCGTTTTCCCCGGCAGCGCCGACATGGCCTTCGTCCGCACCGTCAGTGGAACCACTCTCAGCGGCCAGATCAACGGCTACGGCCGTGGCAACCTGCCCGTGTCTGGCAGCaccgtggccgccgtcggaTCCAGCATCTGCCGCTCCGGCTCCACCACCGGTGTCTACTGCGGCACCGttggcgccctcggcgccacGGTCAGCTACTCCCAGGGACGTGTCACCGGTCTCACCCGTACCAGTGTGTGCGCCGAGCCCGGTGACTCTGGTGGTTCTTTCTACTCCggcgcccaggcccaggGTGTCACCTCCGGAGGCTCCGGCAACTGCGCTTCCGGCGGCACCACCTACTTCCAGCCCGTCAACGAGATTCTGTCCACCTACGGCCTCACCCTGGTCCGTGGCTAA
- a CDS encoding O-methyltransferase, protein MALTPLVEELMENARKYDSYFSSGLHFPSSRGADEEYVKARQAVIDGAQRIRLACMTPDQRLNQYMTRAYDVAVMRVLNDVDIANHVPDEGITYSALSKAVGIRERTLVKIMRTIICHGIFSEPKPNLVKHTDVSQLFRLSGIRTLCRFAIDTVLPSLERLLEADAKWKGSQDPAHSAFNIAHNSTGPMNKFPNEACFRAIISPADAKGMSSYPLWQEIDNPGALFVDVGGNSGYAALAIAKATKNITFVVQNLPSVIEAAEKQERQPGGVLVDQEAGQRLRLKPYDMFSGPQPILNADVYFYRAVLHNWSDFKCQEILRNMLPALKPGAHIVICDIVLPNRCDITYDQHYCRITDLAMYALHNAWERSEIEWKNLFSSVDAGFHVKEMYTLWPGSYQKFIHLVWRPGSQWKSGIKRIEL, encoded by the exons ATGGCTCTGACTCCCTTGGTTGAAGAGCTCATGGAGAATGCTCGCAAGTACGACAGTTATTTCTCCAGCGGTCTACACTTCCCCAGCAGTCGGGGAGCGGATGAAGAGTACGTCAAGGCACGGCAGGCCGTCATAGATGGCGCACAACGTATACGGCTAGCGTGCATGACGCCCGACCAGCGGCTCAATCAGTACATGACCCGG GCGTATGACGTCGCCGTGATGCGTGTGTTAAACGACGTAGACATTGCCAACCACGTACCTGACGAAGGCATCACTTATTCTGCCCTATCAAAGGCTGTGGGGATTCGCGAAAGGACTCTTGTCAAAATCATGCGCACCATTATCTGCCATGGCATCTTCTCCGAGCCTAAGCCTAACCTTGTGAAGCACACCGACGTGTCGCAGCTCTTCCGTCTTTCCGGAATTCGTACGTTGTGCAGATTCGCCATTGACACtgtcctcccctccctgGAGAGGCTTCTCGAGGCTGATGCCAAGTGGAAGGGTTCTCAGGACCCGGCTCACTCAGCCTTCAACATTGCCCATAATTCTACGGGGCCGATGAACAAGTTTCCCAACGAGGCCTGCTTCAGGGCCATCATCAGCCCTGCCGATGCCAAGGGTATGTCATCGTATCCGTTGTGGCAGGAGATCGACAATCCTGGAGCTCTCTTCGTGGATGTAGGCGGCAACAGCGGATACGCGGCGTTGGCGATTGCCAAGGCAACAAAAAACATCACCTTTGTGGTTCAGAACTTGCCTAGCGTTATTGAGGCTGCGGAGAAACAGGAGAGGCAGCCTGGGGGCGTGCTGGTAGATCAAGAAGCCGGGCAGCGCCTTCGCTTGAAGCCGTACGACATGTTTTCTGGACCGCAGCCTatcctcaacgccgacgTCTACTTCTATCGCGCCGTCCTTCACAATTGGTCGGATTTCAAATGTCAGGAAATCCTGCGGAACATGCTCCCAGCGCTGAAGCCAGGCGCCCACATCGTCATTTGTGACATTGTTCTCCCAAACCGCTGCGATATAACCTATGATCAGCACTACTGTCG AATCACCGACCTCGCCATGTACGCGCTTCACAATGCATGGGAACGAAGTGAGATCGAATGGAAAAACTTGTTCTCGTCCGTCGATGCTGGGTTCCATGTTAAGGAGATGTACACTTTATGGCCTGGATCGTATCAAAAGTTTATCCACCTTGTTTGGAGACCTGGCTCCCAGTGGAAAAGTGGGATAAAGAGAATAGAGCTGTAG